The following are from one region of the Paenibacillus sp. KS-LC4 genome:
- a CDS encoding PLP-dependent aminotransferase family protein: MKKYDMILSDMEAKIRDGHYRPGSKLVSVRKAAELYGCSTNTISRAYGELEKRHAVYSIPQSGFYVVDKEGSGSEQSEDVLQENGIDFSSASPDLFVFPYLDFQHCLNKAIDTYKYRLFTYGDPQGMAELRETLVRHLASDQVFAKPERIFVTSGAQQALEILAKMPFPNGKRTILLEQPTYNLYLRFLEFEQLPTAVIARTAAGISLQELERKFKGGDIKFFYTMSRYHNPLGTSYTTEERKAIAALAKKYDVYIVEDDYMADLGVERGFDPIYSYDLTEHVVYLKSFSKIIFPGLRLGAAVLPEQLIETFYRFKKYGDTSYLSQAALDIYIKNGMYERHKHAISSLYTSRMLALNEALERHNGAGLIQASGVSSGIYSQFRLPITVNMEQLMERLSGKQIRAVDGKGFYLPGYLEREKFLRISISRVSEGQMDEGIAGILEEVKRANHFY; encoded by the coding sequence ATGAAAAAATATGATATGATTTTGTCCGACATGGAAGCAAAAATTCGCGATGGGCATTATCGTCCAGGCAGCAAGCTTGTTTCCGTTCGCAAGGCTGCGGAGCTGTATGGCTGTAGTACAAATACGATTAGCCGTGCCTATGGCGAGCTTGAGAAACGTCATGCGGTCTATTCTATCCCGCAAAGCGGTTTTTATGTAGTAGATAAGGAGGGCAGCGGGAGCGAGCAAAGCGAGGATGTTCTTCAAGAGAACGGCATTGATTTTTCATCGGCATCACCTGACTTGTTTGTGTTTCCGTATTTGGACTTTCAGCATTGCTTGAATAAAGCGATTGATACGTACAAATATCGTCTGTTTACCTATGGTGATCCTCAAGGAATGGCAGAGCTTCGGGAAACGCTCGTCCGCCATTTGGCAAGTGACCAGGTATTTGCCAAACCCGAGCGAATTTTCGTGACGTCAGGTGCTCAGCAGGCACTGGAAATATTGGCAAAAATGCCGTTTCCGAACGGCAAGCGCACCATTCTCTTGGAGCAGCCAACTTACAATCTTTATTTGCGCTTTCTGGAGTTCGAGCAGCTGCCGACAGCTGTTATAGCCCGCACCGCGGCAGGCATAAGCTTACAGGAGCTAGAGCGGAAATTTAAGGGCGGGGATATCAAATTTTTCTACACCATGTCGCGATATCATAATCCGCTGGGCACCTCCTATACAACTGAGGAACGGAAAGCCATTGCTGCCTTGGCGAAAAAATATGATGTCTACATAGTCGAGGACGATTATATGGCAGATTTAGGTGTAGAGCGGGGCTTTGATCCGATTTATAGCTATGATTTGACAGAGCATGTCGTTTATTTGAAAAGCTTCTCGAAAATTATTTTTCCCGGCTTGCGTCTGGGGGCTGCTGTATTGCCGGAACAGCTCATTGAAACGTTCTACCGCTTTAAAAAATACGGCGATACGTCATACCTCTCACAAGCAGCTCTGGATATTTATATTAAAAATGGGATGTATGAACGCCATAAGCACGCCATAAGCAGCCTGTACACCTCACGAATGCTGGCTTTGAACGAAGCTTTAGAGCGGCATAATGGAGCAGGGCTTATCCAAGCCTCGGGTGTGAGCTCGGGCATCTATTCCCAATTTAGACTGCCTATCACCGTCAATATGGAGCAACTGATGGAACGTCTATCAGGCAAACAAATTCGGGCTGTTGACGGGAAAGGCTTCTATTTGCCGGGGTATTTGGAGCGGGAAAAGTTTTTGCGAATCAGCATCTCCCGGGTAAGCGAGGGGCAAATGGATGAGGGCATTGCGGGTATTTTGGAGGAAGTAAAGCGGGCTAATCATTTTTATTAA